In a single window of the Etheostoma spectabile isolate EspeVRDwgs_2016 chromosome 3, UIUC_Espe_1.0, whole genome shotgun sequence genome:
- the LOC116683000 gene encoding LOW QUALITY PROTEIN: extracellular calcium-sensing receptor-like (The sequence of the model RefSeq protein was modified relative to this genomic sequence to represent the inferred CDS: deleted 2 bases in 1 codon), whose product MHTVKHNYTTMPXXXXCTGSINTRELRFSRAMIFAIEEXXXXTELLPGIKLGYHIYDSCGSVPVAVHVAFQLSNGLDPVFYTGDNCSQSGMVMAVIGESGSTPSISMLRITGPFNIPQVSHFATCACLSNKQQYPNFFRTVPSDQFQAEALAKLVKHFGWTWIGAVRSDSDYGNNGMASFLDAARKEGICVEYSESFYRTNPRSRIQRVADVIRRSTAMVVVAFAAFGDVRLLLEELLFEPSPPRQWIGSEAWVTNTDLLKFNFCAGAIGFGIQKSVIPGLRDSLLDLSPSKVAASPVLTEFWEDAFNCRLGKRAVTDESVCDGTENIKTLQSPYTDTSQLRITNMVYKAVYAIAHAIHKAVCQETNSTTQCDKFTWIESKEVLSRLKEVNFSRNGYDVSFDANGDPVARYEXXXNWQKSESGSVMLVTVGQYDASLPVGQKFRINRNLTWVNGGIQVPVSVCSHSCPPGTHKVLQKGKPICCYDCIPCPEGEISNVTDSPDCFPCHKDFWPNEERDTCLPKPVEFLSYNEVLGIILAAFSVGGACLAIITAAVFYRHRTSPIVRANNSELSFLLLFSLTLCFLCSLTFIGAPSEWSCMLRHTAFGITFVLCMSCVLGKTIVVLMAFRATLPGSNVMKWFGPPQQRITVVSFTFIQVLICTIWLGRSPPFPMKNLTIYKKRIILECALGSAVGFWAVLGYIGLLAVFCFVLAVLARKLPDNFNEAKLITFSMLIFCAVWITFIPAYLSSPGKFTVAVEIFAILASSFGLILCIFAPKCFIILFKPEQNTKKNLMNKN is encoded by the exons ATGCACACAGTGAAGCATAACTACACCACCATGCCTNNNNNNNNNNGATGCACAGGAAG CATTAACACCCGGGAACTGCGCTTCTCACGTGCAATGATCTTCGCCATCGAGGAGATNNNNNNNNNNACGGAGCTGCTGCCAGGAATCAAACTCGGTTATCACATCTATGACTCGTGCGGCTCCGTGCCCGTGGCAGTGCATGTGGCATTCCAGCTTTCAAATGGCCTGGACCCGGTGTTTTACACTGGTGATAATTGCTCACAATCTGGTATGGTGATGGCTGTCATTGGTGAGTCTGGGTCCACGCCATCCATCAGCATGTTGCGCATTACTGGGCCCTTTAACATCCCTCAA GTGAGCCACTTTGCCACTTGTGCATGTCTGTCCAATAAGCAGCAGTACCCAAATTTCTTCAGAACCGTCCCTAGTGATCAGTTCCAGGCTGAAGCGCTGGCCAAGCTGGTAAAACACTTTGGCTGGACTTGGATAGGTGCTGTCCGGTCAGATTCAGACTATGGCAATAATGGTATGGCATCTTTCCTGGACGCAGCACGCAAAGAGGGGATATGTGTGGAATACTCTGAATCTTTCTATCGGACCAACCCACGTAGCAGGATCCAGAGAGTAGCTGATGTTATCCGCAG GTCGACAGCTATGGTTGTTGTTGCATTTGCAGCCTTTGGAGACGTGAGACTTCTGCTGGAGGAGCTTTTGTTCGAGCCTTCTCCACCTCGCCAGTGGATAGGCAGTGAAGCCTGGGTAACAAACACAGACTTGCTGAAGTTTAACTTCTGCGCTGGAGCCATCGGATTTGGCATTCAGAAATCTGTCATCCCGGGTCTGAGAGACTCCTTGCTGGATCTCTCTCCTTCTAAAGTGGCTGCCTCTCCAGTGCTTACTGAGTTCTGGGAGGATGCATTCAACTGCAGGCTGGGGAAAA ggGCAGTCACAGacgagagtgtgtgtgatggaacTGAAAACATAAAGACGCTCCAGAGCCCGTACACTGACACATCTCAGCTCCGGATCACTAACATGGTATACAAGGCTGTTTATGCAATAGCTCATGCCATTCATAAAGCAGTGTGTCAGGAAACAAATTCTACAACTCAGTGTGACAAATTCACCTGGATAGAATCCAAAGAG GTTCTTTCTCGGCTGAAAGAAGTTAATTTTTCCCGAAATGGGTACGATGTGTCATTTGATGCCAATGGTGATCCTGTGGCCAGATACGAGCNN NNNNNNAACTGGCAAAAAAGTGAGAGTGGCAGCGTTATGTTGGTGACAGTAGGGCAATATGATGCATCACTGCCGGTGGGCCAGAAGTTCCGTATCAATAGGAACCTAACCTGGGTAAACGGTGGCATACAA GTTCCTGTGTCAGTGTGCTCTCACAGCTGTCCTCCAGGAACTCATAAAGTACTGCAGAAAGGAAAACCTATCTGCTGTTATGATTGTATACCGTGTCCTGAGGGAGAGATTAGCAATGTTACgg ATTCCCCTGATTGTTTCCCTTGCCACAAGGACTTCTGGCCTAATGAAGAGAGAGACACTTGTCTCCCCAAACCTGTAGAGTTTCTTTCCTACAACGAGGTCCTAGGAATAATCCTGGCTGCATTCTCAGTTGGTGGCGCCTGTCTGGCCATTATAACAGCGGCTGTGTTCTATCGTCACAGGACATCCCCGATTGTCAGGGCCAACAACTCTGAGCTGAGCTTCCTGCTGCTCTTCTCTTTGACTCTATGTTTCTTATGTTCATTAACTTTCATTGGAGCACCCTCTGAGTGGTCCTGCATGCTGCGCCACACAGCGTTTGGGATCACCTTCGTCCTCTGTATGTCTTGTGTTCTTGGAAAAACAATAGTAGTGTTAATGGCCTTTAGAGCTACACTCCCAGGTAGTAATGTCATGAAATGGTTTGGTCCTCCACAGCAACGGATTACTGTAGTGTCTTTTACGTTTATTCAAGTTTTAATATGTACTATTTGGTTGGGTCGTAGTCCCCCTTTTCCAATGAAAAACCTAACTATATACAAGAAGAGAATCATCCTGGAGTGTGCATTAGGCTCAGCTGTTGGGTTCTGGGCTGTGCTCGGGTACATAGGCCTACTGGCTGTCTTTTGCTTTGTGTTAGCTGTCCTTGCTCGGAAATTACCTGATAATTTTAATGAAGCCAAGCTCATCACCTTCAGCATGCTGATATTCTGTGCAGTCTGGATCACCTTTATCCCTGCATATCTCAGCTCTCCTGGGAAATTTACTGTGGCTGTGGAGATATTTGCCATTTTGGCCTCAAGTTTTGGACTAATACTGTGTATATTTGCTCCAAAATGTTTCATCATATTGTTTAAGCCAGagcaaaacacaaagaaaaatttAATGAACAAAAATTAA
- the LOC116682984 gene encoding extracellular calcium-sensing receptor-like, whose amino-acid sequence MGGDYVIGGVFSIHYYMHTVQHNYTTMPEPLRCTGSLDSRQLRFSRAMIFTIEEINNSTELLPGIKLGYQIYDSCASXXXTVHVAFQLSNSLDPVFYPGDNCSQSGMVMAVVGESGSTPSISMSRIIGPFNIPQVSHFATCACLSNKQQYPNFFRTVPSDQFQAEALAKLVKHFGWTWIGAVRSDSDYGNNGMASFLDAARKEGICVEYSESFYRTHPRSRIQRIADVIRRSTAMVVVAFAASGDMRLLLEELSLEPSPPRQXXXXEDWVTDTDMLRFSFCSGAIGFGIQKSFIPGLRDFLLDLSPSKVXXXPVLTEFWEDAFNCRLGRSAVDERLCDGTEDIKTLQSPYTDTSQLRITNMVYKAVYAIAHAIHKAVCPKTNSTIQCDKFTRIESKEVLTQLKKVHFSXXXXGYDVSFDANGDPLARYELVNWQKSESGNIEMVTVGHYDASLPVGQKFQINRNLTWVDGVTQVPVSVCSDSCPXXXXKVLQKGKPICCYDCIQCPEGEISNATDSPDCFPCPKEFWPNAERNTCLPKPVEFLSYDEVLGIILAAFSVGGACLAIITAAVFYRHRTSPIVRANNSELSFLLLFSLTLCFLCSLTFIGAPSEWSCMLRHTAFGITFVLCMSCVLGKTIVVLMAFRATLPGSNVMKWFGPPQQRMTVVFFTLIQVLICTIWLGLSPPFPMKNLTIYKERIILECAIGSAVGFWAVLGYIGLLAVFCFVLAVLARKLPDNFNEAKLITFSMLIFCAVWITFIPAYLSSPGKFTVAVEIFAILASSFGLILCIFAPKCFIILLKPEKNTKKHLMNKNQS is encoded by the exons ATGGGTGGTGACTACGTTATTGGTGGTGTTTTCTCCATACACTACTACATGCACACAGTGCAGCATAACTACACCACCATGCCTGAGCCACTAAGATGCACAGGAAG tCTTGACTCCCGTCAACTGCGCTTCTCACGTGCAATGATCTTCACCATCGAGGAGATAAACAACAGCACAGAACTGCTGCCAGGAATCAAACTCGGTTATCAGATCTACGACTCGTGCGCCTCNNNNNNNNNNACGGTGCATGTGGCATTCCAGCTTTCAAATAGCCTGGACCCGGTGTTTTATCCCGGTGACAATTGCTCACAATCTGGTATGGTGATGGCTGTTGTTGGTGAGTCTGGGTCCACGCCATCCATCAGCATGTCGCGGATCATTGGGCCCTTTAACATCCCTCAA GTTAGCCACTTTGCCACTTGTGCATGTCTGTCCAATAAGCAGCAGTACCCAAATTTCTTCAGAACCGTCCCTAGTGATCAGTTCCAGGCTGAAGCGCTGGCCAAGCTGGTAAAACACTTTGGCTGGACTTGGATAGGTGCTGTCCGGTCAGATTCAGACTATGGCAATAATGGTATGGCGTCTTTCCTGGACGCAGCACGCAAAGAGGGGATCTGTGTGGAATACTCTGAATCTTTCTATCGGACCCACCCACGTAGCAGGATCCAGAGAATAGCTGATGTTATCCGCAG gtCAACAGCTATGGTTGTTGTGGCATTTGCAGCATCTGGAGATATGAGGCTTCTGCTGGAGGAGCTGTCGCTTGAGCCTTCTCCACCTCGCCAGNNNNNNNNNNGTGAAGACTGGGTAACTGACACTGACATGCTGAGGTTCAGCTTCTGTTCTGGAGCCATTGGATTTGGCATTCAGAAATCTTTCATCCCAGGTCTGAGAGACTTCTTGCTGGATCTCTCTCCTTCTAAAGTNNNNNNNNNNCCAGTGCTTACTGAGTTCTGGGAGGATGCATTCAACTGCAGGCTGGGAAGAA gTGCAGTAGATGAGAGACTGTGTGATGGAACTGAAGACATAAAGACGCTCCAGAGCCCTTACACTGACACATCTCAGCTCCGGATCACTAACATGGTATACAAGGCTGTTTATGCAATAGCTCATGCCATTCATAAAGCAGTGTGTCCGAAAACAAATTCTACAATCCAGTGTGACAAATTCACCAGGATAGAGTCCAAAGAG GTTCTTACTCAGCTGAAGAAAGTACATTTTTCCCANNNNNNNNNNGGTTATGATGTGTCATTTGATGCCAACGGGGATCCTTTGGCTAGATACGAGCTGGTTAACTGGCAGAAAAGTGAAAGTGGCAATATTGAGATGGTGACAGTAGGGCACTACGATGCATCACTGCCGGTGGGCCAGAAGTTCCAAATAAACAGGAACCTCACCTGGGTGGATGGTGTGACGCAA GTTCCTGTGTCAGTGTGCTCTGACAGCTGTCCTNNNNNNNNNNGTAAAGTGCTGCAGAAAGGAAAACCCATCTGCTGTTATGACTGTATACAGTGTCCTGAGGGAGAGATTAGCAATGCTACAG attCCCCTGATTGTTTCCCTTGCCCCAAGGAGTTCTGGCCTAATGCAGAGAGAAACACTTGTCTCCCCAAGCCTGTAGAGTTTCTTTCCTACGACGAGGTCCTAGGAATCATCCTGGCTGCATTCTCAGTTGGTGGCGCCTGTCTGGCCATTATAACAGCGGCTGTGTTCTATCGTCACAGGACATCCCCGATTGTCAGGGCCAACAACTCTGAGCTGAGCTTCCTGCTGCTCTTCTCCCTGACTCTATGTTTCTTATGTTCATTAACTTTCATTGGAGCACCCTCTGAGTGGTCCTGCATGCTGCGCCACACAGCGTTTGGGATCACCTTCGTCCTCTGTATGTCTTGTGTTCTTGGAAAAACGATAGTAGTGTTAATGGCCTTCAGAGCTACACTCCCAGGTAGTAATGTCATGAAATGGTTTGGTCCTCCACAGCAAAGAATGACTGTAGTGTTTTTTACGCTTATTCAAGTTTTAATATGTACTATTTGGTTGGGTCTTAGTCCCCCTTTTCCAATGAAAAACCTAACCATTTACAAAGAGAGAATCATCCTGGAGTGTGCAATTGGGTCAGCTGTTGGGTTCTGGGCTGTGCTCGGGTACATAGGTCTACTGGCTGTCTTTTGCTTTGTGTTAGCTGTCCTAGCTCGGAAATTACCTGATAATTTTAATGAGGCCAAGCTCATCACCTTCAGCATGCTGATATTCTGTGCTGTCTGGATCACCTTTATCCCTGCATATCTCAGCTCTCCTGGGAAATTTACTGTGGCTGTGGAAATATTTGCCATTCTGGCCTCCAGTTTTGGACTAATACTGTGTATATTTGCTCCAAAATGTTTCATTATATTGTTGAAGCCAGAGAAAAACACCAAGAAACATTTAATGAACAAAAATCAATCCTAA